The genomic DNA TTGATCCACAGGTTATGATCTTCATAAGAATCTTCTTTTTTGAGATAGATCGCATCTTCTTTCCCTGCCCGGTTCCTTTTCAAAATATCTTTGCCGAAAAGATAGACGATATCTTTTTTGTATGTTTTCCATCTCAAAACCTCCGGATTGAAATGATCCGGATGGAAATGGGATGACAATACATATAATGTACCCGCACGATTCAATAGTTTCTCATGCACGAAACCTTTTTCCGGTGACCTCCCTGTGTCTTTATAATAATCGATCAAAATGGCAAATTCGTCTGCCTCGATAGCAAAACCACTATGGTAGATATAAGTAAGTCTCATGTATATTTTCCTTTCTTTTTATAAACAAAACACGGAAGGTCGCATTCTTGTTGTGCAAATCAGCGTTCGTTTGCGTCCGGTCAATGCTGATTACGATATTACAACTTTATTTCCAGTTGCTCCATCATCACCCCTGTCTTTCGGCGTGCATCGGCCACATCCAATCCGCGTGCCAGCAGCACTGCCATACGGCGATGTCCGTGGACTTCCGGTTTACCGAAGAAGCGCATTTGGGTGTCCGGCTGTTCCAAGACCTTATCCAGGTTGCCTAATGAAAGTTGGTTGCTGTCCCCTTCGACCACAACAGCACGCGAAGCGCCTGCACCGTGAAAAGCTATGTTCGGGATCGGTAGGCCTAATATAGCACGGGCATGCAAAGCGAACTGCGAAAGATCCTGCGTGATCATTGTGACCATTCCTGTGTCATGCGGACGGGGAGAGACTTCGCTGAAAATGACATCTTCGCCCTTAACAAACAATTCGACCCCGAAAATACCGCGGCCGCCGAGCGCCTCCGTGATTTTGCCTGCAATTTCGCGTGCCTTTTCTTTGGCAACCGGGTTCATTGCCTGTGGTTGCCAGGATTCACGATAGTCGCCGTCAACCTGTACGTGTCCGACCGGTTCTAGGAATGATGTGCCTCCAATATGACGGACGGTCAACTGGGTGATTTCGTAATCGAAATCGACAAACCCTTCCACGATCACTTTTCCGGCGCCGGCACGTCCGCCTTCCTGTGCATAGTGCCAGGAGCGGTCGATATCTTCTTCTTTACGGATAATGCTTTGTCCGTGTCCGCTCGAGCTCATGATCGGCTTGACGACACATGGCATTCCGATAACTTTGACAGCCTCGATAAATTCTTCTTCTGTCTCGGCAAAACGATAAGGAGAGGTCGGCAAACCCAATTCCTCGGCAGCCAGACGGCGGATGCCTTCGCGATTCATAGTCAACCAGGTGGCACGGGCTGTCGGGATGACATGGAATCCTTCTTTTTCCAGTTCCATCAACGTCTGTGTTGCGATGGCCTCCACTTCGGGAACGATATAATCTGGTTTTTCTTTTTCTACAATCTCGCGCAAAGCGTCTCCGTCCAACATCGATACGACATACGAACGGTGGGCGACTTGCATGGCCGGAGCATCTGCATATTTGTCCAAAGCGATTACTTCCACTCCATAACGCTGTAATTCAATTACAAATTCTTTGCCTAATTCGCCAGAACCGCAGAGCAAAACTTTCGTTGCGGTAGCCGACTTCGGTGTTCCTATTGTTACCATATTTATTGAATGTATTATATTTCTTTTGTTCATAGGTGCAAAGGTACAGTAATATTGGCAATTGACAAGTGGTTCTCAATAGGGGATTTCCGAATGGATACAAGTGTAATCTGTTTTCGACATTGTAGAAAATAAAATAGATGCAAATCTGATTAGGTTTCCATGCAGATGTAAATGTCGTTTTCTACAAAGAAATATATACCTATGTGAGGTTAATTTGGGTTAAATATAAGTACCTTGTGATACAAGGTATCTTGGTAAAGCATATATTTGTGGCAGTTAATGACAAAATATTTTTCTATTTATGTAACGATTTCGCAAAATGTTCGTCTAATAGATAAAAGTAACAACAAATATGATGATTCATCTGGAAGGAATTAACAAAACGTATTTCAACGGTGCGCCGCTGCACGTTTTGAAAGGCATAGACCTGGATATAGAGAAGGGAGAGATGGTGTCTATTATGGGCGCGTCCGGATCGGGAAAATCCACACTGCTGAATATCTTGGGAATACTGGATACATACGATACGGGCACTTACACCCTGAACGGGCAGTTGATCCGCAATCTGAGCGAAACCCGCGCGGCGGAACTGCGTAACCGGATGATCGGTTTCATCTTCCAGTCCTTTAATCTGATTTCATTCAAAAATGCGATGGAAAATGTTGCCTTGCCCCTGTATTACCAGGGTATAAGCCGGAAGAAACGGAATGCTATGGCGTTGGAATATTTAGATATGGTCGGGCTGAAAGACTGGGCGGAACATATGCCGAACGAAATGTCCGGCGGGCAGAAACAGCGTGTTGCCATTGCCCGCGCCCTGATTGCCAAGCCGCAGGTGATCCTGGCGGATGAGCCGACCGGAGCGTTGGACAGCAAGACGACGGTCGAGGTGATGGAGCTGCTCCGGAAAGTAAACCTCGAAGGGCTGACGATGGTGATCGTGACGCACGAACCTTCCGTGGCCGAGGCAACCGACCGCATTATCCGCGTGAAAGACGGTCTGATAGAAACAATAGAAAAAGGATTGGGACATGTTTGACTTTGATAATTTCCGAGAAATATGGAGTACGATCCAAAAGAATAAACTCCGTACCTTCCTGACCGGCTTTTCCGTAGCATGGGGGATTTTCATGTTGATTGTCCTCTTGGGGGCAGGAAACGGGATGAAGAACGGGATCATGTCGAACTTTCGCAACTTTAGCCTGAATCGGGTGGAGACATGGCCGCGCTACACGAGCAAGCCGTACAAGGGAATGCAGATGAACCGGAGGATCGAATACAAAGATGAAGATCTGATTGCCATCCCTCGCGAAAATCCCGAAGTGGATTTGATCACGGCGAGTATCAGCCGGAGCGATACGCTTTCCTACGGAGACGAATATAATGCCTATTCCCTGAACGGAGTGCACCCTTCGAAGGCGGTGATTGACAATATCGAAATGACGGTAGGAAACGGCCGTTTTATCAATGATATAGATGTAAAGGAAAAAAGGAAGGTGATTGTCTTGAGTCCCCGCATGAAAGAAGTACTTTTCAAAGGCGAGGACCCGTTGGGCAAATATGTGAATGCCGGAAGTGTCGCATACCAGGTTATCGGTGTCTATAAGGCGGAGGACAACGACAACAACGCGCCGGCCTATATCCCTTTCAGTACGGCGCAGACCTTGTATAACGCCGGCTACGGACTGGATGAGATCATCTTTACGGTGAAAGGTATTTCCACGCAGGAAGAATTTGACGCTTTCGAGAAACGTTTCCGCCAGCAGATGGGAGCGCGGCATAAGTTCGACCCCGAAGACCGGCGGGCGATCGGTATGTGGAGCACGCTCGAAAACTTCATGATGCTGAATGGGATGATGAACGGTATCGCCCTCTTTATCTGGGTGATCGGCATCGGGACACTGACTGCCGGGATCGTAGGCGTGAGCAACATCATGCTGATAACGGTACGTGAGCGGACGAGGGAGTTCGGCATCCGGAAGGCGATAGGGGCGACTCCGTTCTCCATCCTGAAACTGATCATTGTCGAATCGATCCTGATCACGGCGGTGTTCGGTTATTTGGGGATGATCTTAGGAATCGGGTTGACGGAAGGAATCAATTCGGTCATGGAGATGATGAATGCCGGAAAGAATGTTTCACAGGATGACATGAGTATCTTCCTGAACCCGACGGTGAACCTCAGTGTGGCGTTGTCTGCTACGGCCTTGATCATCGGAGCAGGTGTGTTGGCAGGCTATTTCCCTGCCCGCAAGGCGGTCAAGATCACGGCGATCGAGGCCATGCGCAATGAATAATTGGTAATTGAAAATAGAAAGATTATGTTCATATTTGATATAGATCGCTGGGTGGAAATATGGGTGACGATCACCCGTAATAAAACCCGTAGCCTGCTGACCGGCTTCGGTGTGTTCTGGGGCATCCTGATGCTGGTGATCCTGTTGGGTTCCGGCAACGGTTTTAAGAATGGCGTGTTGAAGAACGTCGACGGTTTTTCGACGAACTCCGCATTCTTCTTTTCCGAACGGACCGGCGAACCCTACAAAGGGTATAAGAAAGGGCGTTACTGGCAGATGCGCAACCGCGACTTGGAGACGATCCGCCAGCGTGTGAAAGGAGTGCGCTATCTTTCGCCGATGATTATGCAATGGGGCGGACAGAATAATGTAGTGAGAGGACAGAAAGCTGGTACATATAACGTGCGTGGCGTCTATTCTGAATATTTCAATATCGAAACGCAGCATATCTTGGCGGGACGCTTGTTAAATGAAATCGACATGATCGAAAAGCGTAAGGTGTGCCTGATCGGTAATATCGTGCGCGAAGTCCTTTTTGCCCCGGATGAAGATCCGATCGGACAGTACATACGGGTGAATGGCATCTATTACCAGGTAGTCGGTGTGATCAAGCCGAAGCCCCGTGCCCAGATTGGCGGGCGTACGGAGGAAAGCGTAATGATCCCGTTTAAGACGCTCCAGCAGGCTTCCAACCAGGGAGACAAGTTCTGGTTCCTCTGTGCGACGGCCGACGACGGTTATTCCTGTGATAAGATGGTGGAAGACATAAAGACGGTCCTGCGTTCGCAGAACGAAATTTCCCCGACGGACGAACATGCTATCAGCAGCTTTACGATAGCCAAACAGTTCGAAACATTCGATATGTTGTTCACCGGTATTAATATTCTGGTTTGGCTTGTCGGTATCGGAACTCTGCTGGCTGGTATTATTGGGGTTAGTAATATTATGATGGTGACAGTTCGGGAGCGGACACGCGAGATCGGAGTGCGCCGTGCGATCGGTGCGAAGCCTTTCGATATTATATCGCAGA from Parabacteroides merdae ATCC 43184 includes the following:
- the purT gene encoding formate-dependent phosphoribosylglycinamide formyltransferase; protein product: MVTIGTPKSATATKVLLCGSGELGKEFVIELQRYGVEVIALDKYADAPAMQVAHRSYVVSMLDGDALREIVEKEKPDYIVPEVEAIATQTLMELEKEGFHVIPTARATWLTMNREGIRRLAAEELGLPTSPYRFAETEEEFIEAVKVIGMPCVVKPIMSSSGHGQSIIRKEEDIDRSWHYAQEGGRAGAGKVIVEGFVDFDYEITQLTVRHIGGTSFLEPVGHVQVDGDYRESWQPQAMNPVAKEKAREIAGKITEALGGRGIFGVELFVKGEDVIFSEVSPRPHDTGMVTMITQDLSQFALHARAILGLPIPNIAFHGAGASRAVVVEGDSNQLSLGNLDKVLEQPDTQMRFFGKPEVHGHRRMAVLLARGLDVADARRKTGVMMEQLEIKL
- a CDS encoding ABC transporter ATP-binding protein, which encodes MIHLEGINKTYFNGAPLHVLKGIDLDIEKGEMVSIMGASGSGKSTLLNILGILDTYDTGTYTLNGQLIRNLSETRAAELRNRMIGFIFQSFNLISFKNAMENVALPLYYQGISRKKRNAMALEYLDMVGLKDWAEHMPNEMSGGQKQRVAIARALIAKPQVILADEPTGALDSKTTVEVMELLRKVNLEGLTMVIVTHEPSVAEATDRIIRVKDGLIETIEKGLGHV
- a CDS encoding ABC transporter permease codes for the protein MFDFDNFREIWSTIQKNKLRTFLTGFSVAWGIFMLIVLLGAGNGMKNGIMSNFRNFSLNRVETWPRYTSKPYKGMQMNRRIEYKDEDLIAIPRENPEVDLITASISRSDTLSYGDEYNAYSLNGVHPSKAVIDNIEMTVGNGRFINDIDVKEKRKVIVLSPRMKEVLFKGEDPLGKYVNAGSVAYQVIGVYKAEDNDNNAPAYIPFSTAQTLYNAGYGLDEIIFTVKGISTQEEFDAFEKRFRQQMGARHKFDPEDRRAIGMWSTLENFMMLNGMMNGIALFIWVIGIGTLTAGIVGVSNIMLITVRERTREFGIRKAIGATPFSILKLIIVESILITAVFGYLGMILGIGLTEGINSVMEMMNAGKNVSQDDMSIFLNPTVNLSVALSATALIIGAGVLAGYFPARKAVKITAIEAMRNE
- a CDS encoding ABC transporter permease, with the translated sequence MFDIDRWVEIWVTITRNKTRSLLTGFGVFWGILMLVILLGSGNGFKNGVLKNVDGFSTNSAFFFSERTGEPYKGYKKGRYWQMRNRDLETIRQRVKGVRYLSPMIMQWGGQNNVVRGQKAGTYNVRGVYSEYFNIETQHILAGRLLNEIDMIEKRKVCLIGNIVREVLFAPDEDPIGQYIRVNGIYYQVVGVIKPKPRAQIGGRTEESVMIPFKTLQQASNQGDKFWFLCATADDGYSCDKMVEDIKTVLRSQNEISPTDEHAISSFTIAKQFETFDMLFTGINILVWLVGIGTLLAGIIGVSNIMMVTVRERTREIGVRRAIGAKPFDIISQIMSESLLLTSLAGLIGLSVGVFLLDVVNNAMASDGDVSNDTFFSNPEIHIGTAVAATVILLFSGLLAGLIPAWRAMQIKAIDAIREE